Proteins from a single region of Streptomyces glaucescens:
- a CDS encoding L-aspartate oxidase: MTSTGIRLHAPAPGWSIDADVVVVGSGVAGLTAALRCEAAGLNTVVVTKARLDDGSTRWAQGGIAAALGEGDSPAQHLDDTLVAGAGLCDEQAVRILVTEGPDAVRRLIGTGARFDESDGGGLALTREGGHHRRRIAHAGGDATGAEISRALVEAVRARGMRTVENALVLDLLTDAEGRTAGVTLHVMGEGQHDGVGAVHAPAVVLATGGMGQVFSATTNPSVSTGDGVALALRAGAEVSDLEFVQFHPTVLFLGPEAEGQQPLVSEAVRGEGAHLVDADGVRFMTGQHELGELAPRDIVAKGIMRRMQEQGAAHMYLDARHFGAEMWEHRFPTILAACRAHGIDPVREPVPVAPAAHYASGGVRTDPHGRTTVPGLYACGEVACTGVHGANRLASNSLLEGLVYAERIAADIAAAHAGSGLHARVPQPAPRSEVPEHPLQPAEARFAIQRIMTEGAGVLRSADSLTKAADRLQRLHSEARDALTENGKTAEPGVDTWEATNLLCVARVLVAAAQLREETRGCHWREDHADRDDTAWRRHIVVRLNPDRSLAVRTTDTADFPPTRPNPPAHRPQEQ, translated from the coding sequence GTGACCAGCACAGGCATACGACTGCACGCGCCCGCCCCGGGCTGGTCCATCGACGCGGACGTGGTGGTCGTCGGCTCCGGCGTGGCCGGTCTGACCGCCGCCCTGCGCTGCGAGGCCGCCGGCCTGAACACCGTCGTCGTCACCAAGGCCCGCCTCGACGACGGCTCCACCCGCTGGGCCCAGGGCGGCATCGCCGCGGCCCTCGGCGAGGGCGACAGCCCCGCACAGCACCTCGACGACACCCTGGTCGCGGGCGCGGGCCTGTGCGACGAGCAGGCGGTGCGGATCCTCGTCACCGAGGGCCCCGACGCCGTACGGCGGCTCATCGGGACCGGCGCCCGGTTCGACGAGTCCGACGGGGGCGGCCTCGCGCTCACCCGCGAGGGCGGCCACCACCGCCGCCGTATCGCCCACGCGGGCGGTGACGCGACCGGCGCGGAGATCTCCCGCGCGCTGGTCGAGGCGGTCCGCGCGCGCGGCATGCGCACCGTCGAGAACGCCCTCGTCCTCGACCTCCTCACGGACGCCGAGGGCCGTACGGCGGGCGTCACCCTGCACGTCATGGGGGAGGGCCAGCACGACGGCGTGGGCGCCGTGCACGCCCCCGCGGTGGTCCTCGCCACCGGCGGCATGGGACAGGTCTTCTCCGCCACCACCAACCCGTCGGTCTCCACCGGCGACGGCGTGGCCCTCGCGCTGCGCGCGGGCGCCGAGGTCAGCGACCTGGAATTCGTGCAGTTCCACCCGACCGTGCTGTTCCTCGGCCCGGAGGCGGAGGGCCAGCAGCCGCTGGTCTCCGAGGCGGTCCGCGGCGAGGGCGCCCACCTGGTCGACGCCGACGGCGTGCGCTTCATGACGGGACAGCACGAACTGGGCGAACTCGCCCCGCGCGACATCGTCGCCAAGGGCATCATGCGCCGCATGCAGGAGCAGGGCGCCGCGCACATGTACCTCGACGCCCGCCACTTCGGCGCCGAGATGTGGGAGCACCGCTTCCCGACCATCCTCGCCGCCTGCCGCGCCCACGGCATCGACCCGGTGCGCGAGCCCGTCCCGGTCGCCCCGGCCGCCCACTACGCCTCCGGCGGCGTGCGCACCGACCCGCACGGCCGCACCACCGTGCCCGGCCTCTACGCGTGCGGCGAGGTCGCCTGCACCGGTGTCCACGGCGCCAACCGCCTGGCCTCCAACAGCCTCCTCGAAGGGCTCGTGTACGCCGAGCGCATCGCCGCCGACATCGCCGCGGCCCACGCCGGCAGCGGCCTCCACGCGCGCGTGCCGCAACCGGCCCCCCGGTCCGAGGTCCCCGAGCACCCCCTCCAGCCCGCCGAGGCCCGCTTCGCCATCCAGCGGATCATGACCGAGGGCGCGGGCGTGCTGCGCTCCGCCGACTCCCTCACCAAGGCCGCCGACCGGCTCCAGCGGCTGCACTCCGAGGCCCGCGACGCCCTCACCGAGAACGGCAAGACCGCCGAGCCCGGTGTCGACACCTGGGAGGCGACCAACCTGCTGTGCGTGGCGCGCGTCCTGGTCGCCGCCGCCCAACTGCGCGAGGAGACCCGCGGCTGCCACTGGCGCGAGGACCACGCCGACCGCGACGACACCGCGTGGCGCCGCCACATCGTCGTACGGCTGAATCCCGACCGCAGCCTCGCCGTGCGCACCACGGACACCGCAGACTTCCCCCCGACCCGGCCGAACCCTCCGGCGCACCGTCCCCAGGAGCAGTGA
- a CDS encoding DUF5937 family protein gives MSVSIDITGLPRERISFVPSPLAELGMALHALSEPGHHPGLQGWATAVSSQLDPSLADRLCEADFLWRTTFSDVFAPFAGVPGARTLPGATLADELDLLDKLTDQQFVHAALEFTCQIGYDTGSAGPLEDEAVRRRALDMAAARGCVQERFTRRLLHDPPAVRAWFRQLMQDCEEAFFADVWARVQPQLAADARHKTELLRRKGLADALTAMSSAVSLDEEAALITVDKLIVGRTATGDGGLVLVPTSLGWPHVMVLHRYGWQPAITYPVSGSAPQAPSVEQLTRRLEALAHPVRMRLCRHLARAPHTTSELADAHGMSAPEISRHLSVLKKAGLISTRRRGRYAQHQLDLSAVARLGSDFIEGVLR, from the coding sequence ATGAGCGTGAGCATCGACATCACCGGCCTGCCGCGGGAGCGGATCTCCTTCGTGCCGTCGCCGCTGGCCGAACTCGGCATGGCCCTGCACGCGCTCAGCGAGCCCGGTCACCATCCGGGCCTCCAGGGCTGGGCGACGGCGGTGTCCTCGCAGCTGGACCCGTCGCTCGCGGACCGCCTGTGCGAGGCGGACTTCCTGTGGCGCACCACGTTCTCCGACGTCTTCGCCCCGTTCGCCGGGGTCCCCGGTGCCCGGACGCTGCCCGGCGCCACGCTCGCCGACGAGCTGGACCTGCTGGACAAGCTGACGGACCAGCAGTTCGTGCACGCGGCGCTCGAGTTCACCTGCCAGATCGGCTACGACACCGGGAGCGCGGGCCCGCTGGAGGACGAGGCCGTGCGCCGGCGCGCGCTGGACATGGCGGCCGCGCGGGGCTGCGTCCAGGAGCGGTTCACCCGGCGGCTGCTCCACGATCCGCCGGCCGTGCGGGCCTGGTTCCGGCAGCTCATGCAGGACTGCGAGGAGGCCTTCTTCGCGGACGTCTGGGCCCGCGTCCAGCCGCAGTTGGCCGCCGACGCGCGGCACAAGACGGAGCTGCTGCGCCGCAAGGGCCTCGCCGACGCCCTGACCGCGATGTCCTCGGCGGTGTCGCTGGACGAGGAGGCCGCGCTGATCACGGTCGACAAGCTGATCGTGGGCCGCACCGCCACCGGTGACGGCGGCCTGGTCCTGGTGCCGACCAGCCTGGGCTGGCCGCACGTGATGGTGCTGCACCGGTACGGCTGGCAGCCGGCCATCACCTACCCGGTCAGCGGCTCCGCGCCGCAGGCCCCCTCCGTGGAACAGCTCACCCGCCGGCTGGAGGCGCTGGCCCACCCGGTGCGGATGCGGCTGTGCCGGCACCTCGCCCGCGCGCCGCACACCACCAGCGAGCTGGCCGACGCGCACGGCATGTCGGCACCCGAGATATCCCGTCATCTGAGCGTGCTGAAGAAGGCGGGGCTGATCAGCACCCGCCGCCGGGGGCGTTACGCGCAGCACCAGCTCGACCTGTCGGCGGTGGCCCGGCTGGGCAGTGACTTCATCGAGGGCGTGCTGCGCTGA
- the panC gene encoding pantoate--beta-alanine ligase, with amino-acid sequence MSRDFELVPTPDELRYALEHFAVPGRTAVVMTMGALHEGHATLIRTAREHVGRKGYVVVTVFVNPLQFGAGEDLDRYPRTLDADLRTAERAGADIVFAPSVDDMYPDGRPEITLRAGAMGERLEGASRPGHFDGMLTVVAKLLHLTRPDVAFFGQKDAQQLALIRRMVRDLNFPVEIVGVPTVREEDGLALSSRNRYLSPQERRTALALSRALFAAQDRHVALEALRARALEVPSTHARAEALSAIGESRAAADAHAVAKAVPGGPAEVRTAARLVLDEAARVDPPLALDYLALVDPSDFTEVGDDFTGEAVLAVAARVGATRLIDNITLTFGAAS; translated from the coding sequence ATGAGCCGGGACTTCGAACTCGTCCCCACCCCGGACGAGCTCCGGTACGCCCTGGAGCACTTCGCGGTGCCCGGCCGCACCGCCGTCGTGATGACCATGGGGGCGCTGCACGAAGGCCACGCCACCCTGATCCGCACCGCGCGGGAACACGTCGGACGCAAGGGCTACGTGGTGGTCACCGTCTTCGTGAACCCGCTCCAGTTCGGCGCGGGCGAGGACCTGGACCGCTATCCGCGCACCCTGGACGCCGACCTGAGGACCGCCGAGCGGGCGGGCGCCGACATCGTGTTCGCCCCCTCCGTCGACGACATGTACCCGGACGGCAGGCCCGAGATCACCCTCCGCGCGGGAGCCATGGGCGAGCGGCTGGAGGGCGCCTCGCGCCCCGGCCACTTCGACGGCATGCTCACCGTCGTCGCCAAGCTGCTCCACCTCACCCGGCCCGACGTCGCGTTCTTCGGGCAGAAGGACGCCCAGCAGCTCGCCCTGATCCGCCGCATGGTGCGGGACCTGAACTTCCCCGTCGAGATCGTCGGCGTGCCGACCGTCCGCGAGGAGGACGGCCTCGCCCTGTCCAGCCGCAACCGCTACCTCTCCCCCCAGGAGCGGCGCACCGCCCTCGCGCTGTCCCGCGCGCTGTTCGCCGCCCAGGACCGGCACGTCGCGCTGGAGGCGCTGCGCGCGCGGGCCCTCGAAGTGCCCTCCACGCACGCGCGTGCCGAGGCGCTGAGCGCGATAGGGGAGTCCCGCGCGGCGGCCGACGCGCACGCCGTCGCGAAGGCCGTCCCCGGCGGCCCGGCCGAGGTCCGCACGGCGGCCCGGCTGGTCCTCGACGAGGCCGCCCGCGTCGACCCGCCGCTCGCCCTGGACTACCTCGCCCTGGTCGACCCGTCCGACTTCACCGAGGTCGGCGACGACTTCACCGGCGAGGCGGTCCTCGCCGTCGCGGCCCGGGTCGGCGCGACCCGGCTGATCGACAACATCACCCTCACCTTCGGAGCCGCCTCGTGA
- the nadC gene encoding carboxylating nicotinate-nucleotide diphosphorylase → MSTPDLPLAQNGGCGDGCACGADTDDAYLECGLDPALAELLADAGLDPVEIEDLANVAVQEDLAGGVDVTTVATIPEDAVATADFVAREAGVVAGLRVAEAVVSVVCEDEFEVERHVEDGDRVEAGQKLLSITTRTRDLLTAERSALNLLCRLSGIATATRAWADVLEGTKARVRDTRKTTPGLRSLEKFAVRCGGGVNHRMSLSDAALVKDNHVVAAGGVAQAFRAVRERFPDVPIEVEVDTLHQLREVVDAGADLILLDNFTPGECEEAVAIVDGRAALEASGRLTLDNARAYADTGVDYLAVGALTHSSPILDIGLDLRAAE, encoded by the coding sequence GTGAGCACCCCCGACCTTCCCCTCGCCCAGAACGGCGGCTGCGGCGACGGCTGCGCCTGCGGCGCGGACACCGACGACGCCTACCTGGAGTGCGGTCTCGACCCCGCGCTCGCCGAGCTCCTCGCCGACGCCGGACTCGACCCCGTCGAGATCGAGGACCTCGCCAACGTCGCCGTCCAGGAGGACCTGGCGGGCGGCGTCGACGTGACGACCGTCGCCACCATCCCCGAGGACGCGGTCGCCACCGCGGACTTCGTCGCCCGCGAGGCGGGCGTGGTGGCGGGCCTGCGTGTCGCCGAGGCCGTCGTGTCGGTCGTCTGCGAGGACGAGTTCGAGGTGGAGCGCCACGTCGAGGACGGCGACCGCGTGGAGGCGGGCCAGAAGCTGCTCTCGATCACCACCCGCACCCGCGACCTGCTCACCGCCGAGCGCAGCGCACTCAACCTCCTGTGCCGCCTCTCCGGCATCGCCACCGCCACGCGCGCGTGGGCGGACGTTCTGGAGGGTACGAAGGCACGCGTGCGCGACACCCGTAAAACCACCCCAGGACTGCGGTCGCTGGAGAAGTTCGCGGTCCGCTGCGGCGGCGGCGTGAACCACCGCATGTCGCTGTCCGACGCCGCTCTCGTCAAGGACAACCACGTGGTCGCCGCGGGCGGCGTCGCCCAGGCCTTCCGGGCCGTCCGCGAACGCTTCCCCGACGTCCCCATCGAGGTCGAGGTCGACACCCTCCACCAGCTGCGCGAGGTCGTCGACGCGGGCGCCGACCTGATCCTGCTGGACAACTTCACCCCGGGCGAGTGCGAGGAGGCGGTGGCCATCGTCGACGGCCGCGCCGCCCTGGAGGCCTCCGGCCGGCTCACCCTGGACAACGCCAGGGCGTACGCGGACACCGGCGTCGACTACCTCGCGGTGGGTGCCCTCACCCACTCCTCGCCGATCCTCGACATCGGCCTGGACCTGCGAGCGGCGGAGTAG
- a CDS encoding threonine aldolase family protein, translating to MAEQSAPEQATDEERRRRRRERRISACRSAQRILARPGFALTLQERLAVLDTAPELYDLDAPADLYGDGIVGALEEKVAGLLGTEAAAFFPTGTMAQQVALRCWAGRTGNPAVALHPLAHPEVHERHALGQVSGLRPVHVTSEPRPPAAAEVRALEEPFGTLMLELPLRDAGFLLPSWEELTEVVEAAREREAVVHFDGARLWESTVHFGRPLGEIAGLADSVYVSFYKSLGGYGGAALAGPGSLVEEAKVWRHRYGGTVFQQFPTVLSALAGLERELPRLPEYVRHARVVAAALRDGFAAAGLPWARVHPGVPHTHEFQVWLPYDADVVTEAAVRTAEETGTVLFPYGWDRRGPDIAVTEVQVRADGLAWTADDVRSAVADLAVRLAEEAARAGG from the coding sequence ATGGCCGAACAGAGCGCACCGGAGCAGGCGACGGACGAGGAGCGGCGCAGACGGCGCCGGGAGCGGCGCATCAGCGCTTGCCGGAGCGCGCAGCGCATTCTCGCGCGTCCCGGCTTCGCCCTCACCCTCCAGGAGCGCCTGGCGGTGCTGGACACGGCGCCGGAGCTGTACGACCTGGACGCGCCGGCGGACCTGTACGGCGACGGCATCGTGGGGGCGCTGGAGGAGAAGGTGGCCGGGCTGCTCGGCACCGAGGCCGCCGCGTTCTTCCCGACCGGGACGATGGCCCAGCAGGTGGCGCTGCGCTGCTGGGCGGGCCGTACCGGGAACCCGGCCGTCGCCCTGCACCCGCTCGCCCATCCGGAGGTGCACGAACGCCATGCGCTCGGCCAGGTCAGCGGATTGCGCCCGGTCCACGTGACGAGCGAGCCGCGGCCGCCGGCCGCCGCCGAGGTACGCGCGCTGGAGGAGCCGTTCGGCACCCTGATGCTGGAGCTGCCCCTCAGGGACGCCGGTTTCCTGCTGCCGTCCTGGGAGGAGCTGACGGAGGTCGTGGAGGCGGCGCGCGAACGTGAGGCGGTGGTGCACTTCGACGGCGCGCGCCTGTGGGAGTCGACGGTCCACTTCGGCCGCCCCCTCGGCGAGATCGCGGGCCTGGCGGACAGCGTGTACGTGTCGTTCTACAAGTCCCTCGGCGGCTACGGCGGCGCGGCACTGGCCGGCCCCGGCAGCCTGGTGGAGGAGGCGAAGGTCTGGCGGCACCGCTACGGCGGCACGGTGTTCCAGCAGTTCCCGACCGTCCTGTCGGCACTCGCCGGGCTGGAGCGGGAACTGCCCCGGCTGCCGGAGTACGTGCGCCACGCGCGCGTGGTGGCCGCCGCGCTCCGGGACGGCTTCGCCGCGGCCGGGCTGCCGTGGGCACGGGTGCACCCCGGGGTGCCGCACACCCACGAGTTCCAGGTGTGGCTGCCGTACGACGCCGACGTCGTCACCGAGGCCGCGGTCCGCACGGCCGAGGAGACCGGGACGGTCCTCTTCCCCTACGGCTGGGACCGCAGGGGGCCGGACATCGCCGTGACGGAGGTCCAGGTCCGCGCCGACGGCCTGGCGTGGACCGCGGACGACGTACGGTCGGCGGTCGCGGACCTCGCGGTCCGGCTGGCCGAGGAGGCCGCCCGCGCGGGCGGCTAG
- a CDS encoding type III pantothenate kinase yields MLLTIDVGNTHTVLGLFDGDDIVEHWRISTDARRTADELAVLLQGLMGMHPLLGDELGDGIDGIAICATVPSVLHELREVTRRYYGDVPAVLVEPGVKTGVPILTDNPKEVGADRIINAVAAVELYGGPAIVVDFGTATTFDAVSARGEYVGGVIAPGIEISVEALGVKGAQLRKIEVARPRSVIGKNTVEAMQAGIVYGFAGQVDGVVNRMARELADDPDDVTVIATGGLAPMVLGESSVIDEHEPWLTLIGLRMVYERNVSRM; encoded by the coding sequence ATGCTGCTGACCATCGACGTAGGCAACACGCACACCGTGCTCGGCCTGTTCGACGGCGACGACATCGTCGAACACTGGCGCATCTCCACCGACGCCCGCCGCACCGCGGACGAGCTGGCGGTGCTGCTCCAGGGCCTGATGGGCATGCACCCGCTGCTCGGTGACGAACTGGGCGACGGCATCGACGGCATCGCGATCTGCGCGACGGTCCCCTCCGTCCTGCACGAGCTGCGCGAGGTCACCCGCCGCTACTACGGCGACGTCCCGGCCGTCCTCGTCGAACCCGGCGTCAAGACGGGCGTGCCGATCCTCACCGACAACCCCAAGGAGGTCGGCGCGGACCGCATCATCAACGCGGTCGCCGCGGTCGAGCTGTACGGCGGACCGGCGATCGTCGTCGACTTCGGCACGGCGACGACGTTCGACGCCGTCTCCGCGCGCGGGGAGTACGTCGGCGGCGTCATCGCGCCCGGCATCGAGATCTCCGTCGAGGCGCTCGGCGTGAAGGGCGCCCAGCTCCGCAAGATCGAGGTGGCCCGGCCGCGCAGCGTCATCGGCAAGAACACCGTCGAGGCGATGCAGGCGGGCATCGTCTACGGCTTCGCGGGACAGGTGGACGGCGTCGTCAACCGCATGGCCCGCGAACTGGCCGACGACCCCGACGACGTGACGGTCATCGCGACGGGCGGCCTGGCGCCCATGGTGCTGGGCGAGTCCTCGGTGATCGACGAGCACGAGCCCTGGCTGACGCTGATCGGCCTGCGGATGGTGTACGAGCGGAACGTCTCCCGCATGTGA
- a CDS encoding response regulator transcription factor encodes MTIRVMLVDDQVLLRTGFRMVLAAQPDMEVVAEAGDGVEALQAVRSTAVDVVLMDVRMPKLDGVEATRRICAEQDPPKVLILTTFDLDEYAFSGLKAGASGFMLKDVPPGELLAAIRAVHSGDAVVAPSTTRRLLDRFAPMLPSTTGEPQHKELERLTEREREVMVLVAQGLSNGEIAARLVLSEATVKTHVGRILTKLGLRDRVQVVVLAYETGLVRAGGHG; translated from the coding sequence GGTGCTGGCAGCCCAGCCGGACATGGAGGTCGTCGCCGAGGCGGGCGACGGCGTCGAGGCGCTCCAGGCGGTCCGCTCGACCGCCGTCGACGTGGTGCTGATGGACGTCCGGATGCCCAAGCTGGACGGCGTGGAGGCGACCCGCCGCATCTGCGCGGAGCAGGACCCGCCGAAGGTGCTGATCCTGACCACCTTCGACCTCGACGAGTACGCCTTCTCCGGACTGAAGGCGGGCGCCTCCGGGTTCATGCTGAAGGACGTGCCGCCCGGCGAACTGCTCGCCGCGATCCGCGCGGTGCACAGCGGCGACGCCGTCGTGGCCCCTTCGACCACCCGGCGGCTCCTGGACCGGTTCGCGCCGATGCTCCCCAGCACCACCGGGGAGCCGCAGCACAAGGAGCTGGAGCGGCTGACCGAGCGGGAGCGCGAGGTCATGGTGCTGGTCGCGCAGGGCCTGTCCAACGGCGAGATCGCCGCCCGGCTGGTGCTGTCGGAGGCGACCGTGAAGACACACGTGGGGCGGATCCTGACCAAGCTCGGGCTGCGGGACCGGGTGCAGGTCGTCGTCCTCGCGTACGAGACGGGGCTGGTGCGGGCCGGCGGACACGGCTGA
- a CDS encoding Rossmann-like and DUF2520 domain-containing protein — protein sequence MSTSQQPDPRDRPARLTVGVVGAGRVGPALAASLQLAGHRPVAVSAVSDASRRRAALLLPDVPVVPPAEVLERADLVLLTVPDDTLPGLVTGLAETGAVRPGQLLAHTSGRYGAKVLDPALRAGALPLALHPAMTFTGTPVDVQRLAGCSFGVTAPDELRLAAEALVIEMGGEPEWIAEAARPLYHAALALGANHLVTLVAQSMELLRTAGVAAPDRMLGPLLGAALDNALRSGDAALTGPVARGDAGTVAAHIAELRAHAPQTVAGYLAMARATADRALAQGLLKPELAEDLLGVLADGAALPENGGDR from the coding sequence GTGAGTACAAGCCAACAGCCAGATCCCCGGGACCGCCCCGCGCGGCTCACCGTCGGCGTCGTCGGCGCCGGCCGGGTGGGCCCCGCCCTCGCCGCGTCCCTCCAGCTCGCCGGGCACCGCCCGGTCGCCGTCTCGGCGGTCTCCGACGCCTCCCGCAGGCGCGCCGCGCTGCTGCTGCCCGACGTGCCCGTGGTCCCGCCCGCCGAGGTGCTGGAACGCGCCGACCTGGTGCTGCTGACCGTCCCCGACGACACCCTGCCCGGCCTCGTCACCGGCCTCGCCGAGACCGGCGCCGTGCGGCCCGGCCAGCTCCTCGCCCACACCTCCGGACGGTACGGCGCGAAGGTCCTCGACCCCGCCCTGCGCGCGGGCGCCCTGCCGCTGGCCCTGCACCCGGCGATGACCTTCACCGGCACCCCCGTCGACGTGCAGCGGCTCGCCGGCTGCTCGTTCGGCGTCACCGCCCCGGACGAGCTGCGCCTCGCCGCGGAGGCCCTGGTCATCGAGATGGGCGGCGAGCCGGAGTGGATCGCCGAGGCCGCCCGGCCGCTCTACCACGCGGCCCTCGCCCTCGGCGCCAACCACCTGGTCACCCTGGTGGCCCAGTCCATGGAACTGCTGCGCACCGCGGGGGTCGCCGCCCCCGACCGGATGCTCGGCCCGCTGCTCGGCGCCGCCCTCGACAACGCCCTGCGCTCCGGCGACGCCGCCCTGACCGGGCCGGTCGCGCGCGGGGACGCGGGCACCGTCGCCGCGCACATCGCCGAGCTGCGCGCCCACGCCCCGCAGACCGTCGCCGGCTATCTGGCGATGGCCCGCGCGACCGCCGACCGCGCGCTCGCCCAGGGGCTGCTGAAGCCGGAACTCGCCGAAGACCTGCTGGGTGTGCTCGCCGACGGCGCCGCGCTGCCCGAGAACGGGGGAGACCGATGA
- a CDS encoding BlaI/MecI/CopY family transcriptional regulator, with amino-acid sequence MPRPLGELEDAVMTRVWKWNRPVTVREVLEDLQRERSIAYTTVMTVLDNLHQKGWVRREAEGRAYRYEAVSTRAAYAAALMNEAWSQSDNPAAALVAFFGMMSEEQRLALRDAMRIVEGPETPEPEPERPPRPEARPQAEGAEGENPGSAPERDGR; translated from the coding sequence GTGCCTCGCCCATTGGGAGAACTCGAAGACGCGGTCATGACGCGGGTGTGGAAGTGGAACCGCCCGGTGACCGTTCGAGAAGTCCTGGAAGACCTTCAGCGGGAACGGTCCATCGCCTACACCACGGTGATGACCGTTTTGGACAATCTCCATCAGAAGGGCTGGGTCCGCCGCGAGGCGGAAGGCCGGGCCTATCGATATGAGGCGGTCTCCACCCGCGCCGCCTACGCCGCCGCCCTGATGAACGAGGCCTGGTCGCAGAGCGACAACCCCGCCGCCGCACTCGTGGCGTTCTTCGGCATGATGAGCGAGGAACAGCGGCTCGCCCTGCGGGACGCCATGCGCATCGTCGAGGGCCCGGAAACACCGGAGCCGGAACCGGAACGGCCGCCACGGCCGGAAGCCCGCCCACAAGCCGAGGGCGCGGAAGGGGAGAACCCCGGCTCGGCACCGGAGCGCGACGGGCGATAG
- a CDS encoding histone-like nucleoid-structuring protein Lsr2: protein MAQKVQVLLVDDLDGGEADETVTFALDGKTYEIDLTTANADKLRSLLDPYVKGGRRTGGRASGGRGKARAASGGSQDTAAIRAWAKENGYEVNDRGRVPASIREAYEKANG, encoded by the coding sequence GTGGCACAGAAGGTTCAGGTCCTTCTTGTCGACGACCTCGACGGCGGCGAGGCGGACGAGACGGTGACGTTCGCGCTGGACGGTAAGACGTACGAGATCGATCTCACGACCGCCAATGCGGACAAGCTTCGCAGCCTTCTCGACCCCTATGTGAAGGGCGGTCGTCGTACCGGGGGCCGTGCTTCGGGCGGGCGTGGAAAGGCGCGGGCCGCTTCCGGCGGCAGCCAGGACACCGCCGCCATCCGGGCCTGGGCGAAGGAGAACGGTTACGAGGTCAACGACCGCGGCCGCGTTCCGGCGTCCATCCGCGAGGCTTACGAGAAGGCCAACGGCTGA
- a CDS encoding amino-acid N-acetyltransferase, protein MSAMSPSAENPEVTAKAITVRRARTSDVPAVRGLLDAYVRHGILLDKAMVTLYEDIQEFWVAERDDNAEVVGCGALHVMWEDLAEVRTLAVKPGLKGAGVGHRLLEKLLQTARWLGVRKVFCLTFEVDFFGRHGFVEIGETPVDTDVYAELLRSYDEGVAEFLGLERVKPNTLGNSRMLLHL, encoded by the coding sequence ATGTCCGCGATGAGCCCCTCCGCCGAGAACCCCGAAGTCACCGCTAAAGCCATCACCGTCCGCAGGGCCCGGACCAGCGATGTCCCCGCCGTCCGCGGGCTCCTTGACGCGTACGTGCGGCACGGCATCCTGCTCGACAAAGCGATGGTGACGCTTTACGAGGACATCCAGGAGTTCTGGGTCGCGGAACGGGACGACAACGCCGAGGTCGTCGGCTGTGGCGCACTGCACGTGATGTGGGAAGACCTGGCGGAAGTGCGCACTCTGGCGGTGAAGCCGGGGCTCAAGGGCGCCGGCGTCGGCCACCGGTTGCTGGAGAAGTTGCTGCAGACCGCCCGCTGGCTCGGCGTCCGCAAGGTTTTCTGCCTCACCTTCGAAGTGGACTTCTTCGGCCGGCACGGCTTCGTGGAGATCGGCGAGACACCGGTCGACACCGATGTCTACGCGGAGCTGCTGCGTTCCTATGACGAGGGCGTCGCGGAGTTCCTGGGTCTCGAACGAGTGAAACCGAACACCTTGGGCAACAGCCGGATGCTTCTGCATCTGTGA
- a CDS encoding AAA family ATPase, with product MLLWINGPYGGGKTQTAHEIRRRLPGSVVCDPEHVGFGLHRMLPPALRGDFQDLAAWRQGVVEVLDLALTRHDGVVIAPMTVTHAGHFAETVGRLRDLGHDVRHFTLLAERDTVLARLRERGFGRVLRHAAGKDAGPRGESWAVRQLDHCLERLREPEFAEHLWTDHTSVPKTADRIAVLAGLTLRPNREGPVRTRLRQIGVGIRHIRLD from the coding sequence ATGCTCCTGTGGATCAACGGCCCCTACGGGGGCGGCAAGACACAGACCGCGCACGAGATACGACGCCGCCTGCCCGGCAGCGTCGTCTGCGACCCCGAGCACGTCGGCTTCGGCCTGCACCGCATGCTGCCGCCCGCCCTGCGCGGGGACTTCCAGGACCTGGCGGCCTGGCGGCAGGGCGTCGTCGAGGTCCTCGACCTCGCCCTGACCCGGCACGACGGCGTGGTGATCGCGCCCATGACCGTCACCCACGCCGGCCACTTCGCCGAGACCGTCGGACGGCTGCGCGACCTCGGCCACGACGTGCGCCACTTCACCCTGCTCGCGGAACGCGACACCGTCCTCGCCCGGCTCCGCGAGCGCGGATTCGGGCGGGTCCTGCGACACGCGGCGGGGAAGGACGCCGGACCGCGCGGGGAGAGCTGGGCCGTCCGGCAGCTCGACCACTGCCTGGAGCGACTGCGCGAGCCCGAGTTCGCCGAGCACCTGTGGACGGACCACACCAGCGTGCCGAAGACGGCCGACCGGATCGCCGTCCTCGCCGGACTGACGCTGCGGCCCAACCGGGAGGGACCCGTGCGGACCCGGCTGCGGCAGATCGGGGTGGGCATCCGGCACATCCGCCTCGACTGA